ATGATCCAAGCCACTTTGTCTGTACTATACTAGGATTGGCAGTAAACTGGTCGAAATTGGCTATTTAGCGCGAAATTAAAGTGTCGTTTAAGTACCACTTAAGTGCCAACATCAATCTTTTGAAAAGTGCTTCTCAGAGACAGATAAGTAAGGAAATGAAGTTCAAAGTTAACAACAAGGTGAACTTCAAAATCAATAGTGTCAGATAACTACTGACGtcgttccactttttttttcgagatttcgACCTCTCGCTTACGTGACGAGGTGACTGATTGCCGGTAGCGTACAGAGAAGTATTACCGTAGTGAGACGCAAAGACATCaggtattatttttttacaaaaagtaCTTCGAGTACATTTTGCACCAGATTTCGAGGAGTGCCGTTATCGAATGAACATCGACACGTTACCGGGTTTGgtcagaaatagaaaaagtagaaacacgCTTGCGTGATATTATGGTTTCGTTAAACCCTGCTAGCAGTCGCTGTATGGAACAAATGCGTACATCATGGCGCAATGCGTGATTAGAAGAATTCTGAAGAATTCGATCTTCAAAGATGCAGCAATATATGGGGACTAACTAGCAATTATCTCGTTGTTCGAAATATCAAGTCGGCAGTAGCAGGGTATTCATGTTgaccataaaggataaaggataacgtcTCTGGCGTaacaatccacttgggatgcgccaacgcgttccactgcaattcgtaatcgtggTGGATTTAGATGGCGcgttggcccatacaatgacttgcgggggccagccgatgatcaaattagtgtttttatcctcccagagaagtctggtaccaatttatcgtccccggagggatgaaaggcttgcttCGTACTAAGGCGGTTtagaaccatcgaccgtgtggctacaacggacctctaacagactgcgccacacccaccccttGATCTTGACACTAAATAgtataaggataaagtcactggcgtatcaatccactcgggatgaaATAATACGAAATATATACAATGATATAatatgatcatgatcatgatcatgatacataataacgggcttattctgtcacgtgcgtggtaccagtttatcgaccccgtgTGGGATGGAGGCTTGTGTTTGCGCTAGTGCGGTttaccctcgaccgtgtgggtCGGCTGTACCGACTGCGCATGAAATagtgtaaataaatgtaaatgtgtATGCGAATGTGTATGTGTAATGTGTCGTGTCTGTGCGTGTGTGTTCGTGCTTGTGtgtgtcacgtgtgtgtgtgcgtgtgcgtgcgtgcgtgcgtgtgtgtgtcagtcacgaaattcgaaaagggagtccaccggcgtcgagttgttgcctcgatgccagaaagctataaaatggggtgcgacgcgtccaccggcgccagattggcgTGCCGGTGCTAGATACCAATAAaaaggggtgcaacgggtccaccagcgccagatagctatgatatggtgtgcgacgggtcccacagtgTCGGATTGGTGATCAATAACTTGGTGTGCATGTCGTAGAAAGTAAATGGGATCTTTCATAGCCGTTGCCACTGGGCGCGttgtttttcacctttatgactcctccgcgtgtctatttccttctccgttcgcctcaagatggtagcatgccttcctcGTTATCCTTATCAGTTGGATAAAGtctttcatgtcattttgttcTTAAAATCATACCTTGATAACTCTTggagggaaacaggaggatgacccaaatttcgagtaatactttcaaattatgtctacattatattggtatcgacggagtgtttgaagctaaagtttgaatattctccaaatatagaactgacgcggttagaaagaaaactatggaaccttttgcatttatacatgataaaaaaaaagatgaaggaagatTGTTAAAGATACACTAGtttaatttcacagaaaagggcactaatattgattttcgttgatcagtgaaggggagcgaagcgaacaccacaaaaagtctgaagtccggctttagccggacgttcagactggtaaataGATAAAAGGGATAAGGATACAAAATCAGATTCggacatttttgaaaagtagtgATGACTCCTCCAGCAGTAGGATTACAGAGTCATTCCACAACGCCTATATTTCTAAAAAGAGCGAGTTGAACTGTTGTTAGTTACAAAAACAGATTTGACGTTTTGCTAGATGTTTGTAGAAAGTACTCCTGCTTTAATTCTTCATTGACCACTGAAGGTTGGCTGAAGGCGGAAGGTGTAGAAGTCCAGCGCTAGGCAGACTTCTACATCTCTTGTGGTGCACGCTTAGTCTCGACCAGATTGGTAACAAATAACTCGGCGAAAACGCGGCAGAGGACACGCTGGGAGGGTCCTCTTTCTATCTTCCCTCCTTTCATGGAATCACTATTGAAGTATGAGCGCATAtagcaagaaaagaaaatggtggAAAAGCTGTGTATGTTGTTCACGCCCAGAATATCATCCAGTACATCCGTTAGTACATCGGCATTTTGTACCGCaaatgagagaaatatttgatCCTTCCCTTTCATTCACTCATTGAATGGGCTAAGTAGCATTCAAACGTAAGCTAGCATACTTTGCTAAATTTCACATTTCCACCAACATGAAGCAAATAAATGTGCGGAATGGACGGCTCCACCTTTAGTGCTTGATATCAaaatcgaatttcgaagaataTGACGAAAAGTTTGATAGTTACGATAAATGAACCTTGATAACCTCAACACCATAAGCGTTTGGCGGTAGGAATCACTTTTCTAGTGAGTCGTTTTCAAAAGGTTCACACTCATTTTAACCTTATTCCTAACTCGCAGCAAAGTAGCGCCACATTTCAGATATGGGAGACCAATACGGCAAAGGCGCAACAGGAATGCCGTCTCTTATGCCACATCCTCCTCCACCTCCGCCTCCGCTACCTCCGTTTCCACCTCTTCTACAacctccaccacctccaccgCCTCCTCCACCGCCACCTCCACTGCCTTTTCAACCGCCTCCTCCACCACCCCCTCCACAACATACGACAATACCTCCACCTCCGGATGTACATCCACCTCCACCTCCACCTCCGGATGTACATCCACCACCACCTCTAGGAAGCCCTGGAGAACCTCCGCATCCGAACATAGGAGCAGCAGCGGCCTACGAAAACATTGGCCCAACCTCTGGTATGCCGgaacctcctcctcctcccatGCCGTTTACTGGTGCCACGTGAGTAAGAGTAATCTCTTTTCAAATCTATGTTTTGAGAACAGTAGATTTGTTTTGGGAAAAGTAACACTCTCAATTGAGTATAAATGATATGGATGCATCAAATCCAGCAATATTTACATTGTTCACTGAGGTTTGCAATCGTCGAAGATGTTGTGTCAGCGAAACGCGTTAACTCATCGGTAGAACCGGGTACTGTGCCCACTCAGATCAATGGGATCgatattaaagaaaataagttaGCCACTGGTACGACTAGCAGGACAAAGTGATCCTTATAGtcgaaaaactaaagaaaaaagcgaaaactacaaaaaaaacaagacaaagGAACACcaaaacgttaaaaaaacgttaaaaaacAGCATATACTATCTATTGTTAGCCTATCCACTAGCTATTGATAACTAGTATTACTAGCTTTTATCACCTCATCGTCCTATCGACTAACGTCCGCGGAGCGGTCGGACATGTGCTCAGGGCCTCCACGATCATAACGCAACTACCCGACACAATACATTCTACGACGACTGCAGCGCGCACTTTTTAAAGGAGACGGTGCAAAGAGTGATCAACATATCATTTGCGCCTGGCTGTTATTTTCGTAGACAAATCCATCTGTGAAGattttgcattgtttttgACTCGAGCATTAAAAGCCTAATCAACTTCTGCGAGTGGAGTTCAAGCAATATTATTGCCCTCTTTGAAGTATAAGTAGCGTTGTCTTTCTTAAAATACGAAATTTCAGGGAGTTGGGATCTATTAAAGAGCTTGAAAAAGGTGATTTCCACACTGCTTTCTATTTCTACACATTCCATAGTTGGACTAATGTAATGACCTTCATTTTTTAAGTTAATGCCAAACCGAAACCAAAGATGCCAAAAGAGACGAAACATCGGAACGTGAGTGAGAGTGACTAATGTCTTTCTCATTACTGAGGTCCATTATTAAAGCTAACGCTCACTTCAGGCGCCTTGCCGCCACGTATTTTTCACCGCTGTGGGACTATGGTTTTTCCTCCTGCTATGGACATTCTTCCTCTACGCTCATGCGGTGGAGATGATAAACTTGATGCCGGTGTTCGGCTTCATGGCTCCGTCTGATCTAAATTCCCTGCGAGGGTCCGAATAGAGAGTAAAATAACTAGCGCTTCATCTGCAAATTCTccaattgattttaaaaaatctctcGAAGGTAAAACCTTGCTTATATTCGTTGCCAAAAGACTCAAATAAAtctttttaagaaaaacttcataatacatctaaaaaaacacaataattTCATGATTGTCGTAATCAAATGAGAATGCCTCGCCCGAGAAATATCTGGCACCCAAAAATAgctttgaataaaaaaagcattcaTATCCaagtgggtgtagcgcagtcagtgaGATTTCCGGCAGTGATTTCATAAGCGTTTcacaatcgatggttcgaaatcgccgtAGTGTCACCAGAGCTTTCCATCCCTCCCAGGAAGATAAGTTGGTGCCGTAGTGTGTACCCTGGGAGTACAAATACACTGAATTGAAATATCGGctcgcccccgcaagtcattgtaaggctgcacgtgcgttcataaatctcaaaacgattctgaattgaagtcgaacgccttTCCGTAAGAATTGACCTATGCCATACACTTAAAaccatcaccccacaaatcttgGGTGgcgcaggtttcaggtggattgtgcctatacggggtcgtaaattatggggaggaaggtgattccgtcaatttcttcctaattgccgtagaaaacggcgcggaagatgcggcttcgagcgttccggggcgctattttctacaacgacttcgattggagcgcgccagccttgtgcacgcgccacatcttccggaccttttttttacggcaattgggaaaaaatggacggaatcaccttcctcctcACAacctacaaccccgtatagacataacccacctgaaacccggtcagattcgtggggtggtgcctttaatccttcatcctttatgtATTTTGACGCTCCACTCTGGTAAAATGATTTGTTAGGATAGATAACATACACCACCGAGCTGTCAGTCAAGGACAAGAGACAGGGCATTTCATTAGTTATAATGAATAATGATAGTTATGGTGAATGATAATGATTTTAAAGTACTTATTCACTAAACTTGATTTCCTGTAgacatttttctttagttACATATAATAAGGTCACAGTCACGTATATTACAATGCTCTTGGCCGAATTTCGTCCaccttaaaaagaaaatagtgcaaTATTACGAATAATCTGGACATAACAActacctaaaaaaaacaaggcagAAATttggagcatttttttttccaaaaactgaCTGTGACTGAAATGTCTGATATAAATATTCTCACAGAGatcttcaaaaacatcattACTATTCAGCGGATTATTACCAAAGAGTACGAGGACTATAAACGAGTTAGCGTAGGCGTTTTCGCATATTTTCAAGGTAATACGCATCCGGAAACCAATATGTGGACCACTTTTTATATCACACAAGGCCAAGACTGTCATATTCTTGAATAAGACAATGTTTTGGCTATTCCTTCTCAAATTTAATACTTTTGAAAGACAAAATTGTAGGATGAAAC
This is a stretch of genomic DNA from Necator americanus strain Aroian chromosome II, whole genome shotgun sequence. It encodes these proteins:
- a CDS encoding hypothetical protein (NECATOR_CHRII.G8115.T1); protein product: MGDQYGKGATGMPSLMPHPPPPPPPLPPFPPLLQPPPPPPPPPPPPPLPFQPPPPPPPPQHTTIPPPPDVHPPPPPPPDVHPPPPLGSPGEPPHPNIGAAAAYENIGPTSGMPEPPPPPMPFTGATELGSIKELEKVNAKPKPKMPKETKHRNAPCRHVFFTAVGLWFFLLLWTFFLYAHAVEMINLMPVFGFMAPSDLNSLRGSE